The genomic window GCGCAGCACCATCACGCGGCCGCAGTTGTCGCAGAACTCCTCTTCGGGAACGTCGTCTGCGCCCGGAGCGCTGAGGTCGGGCTTGGCGGCGAAGTTCTCCTTGGTGAAGTCGCAGCTTACCGGCTCGACGATAATTTTCTTGCCCTGCTCGGCTGCTGCGTTAATCGCAGTTGCCAACTCCTTCGTGTCATCGACCTCTTTCGAGTATTCGATCACATCGTCGGTCGTCGCCTTCACGATCACAGGAAACTCGAACGCAGCCGTCACCTTCTTCGTGACCGCGTTCGCATCCTTCTTCCAAGGTCCCATCGCTACGATCATGGGCTTGACCTTGGTGAAGTTGCTGCAAGAGTAGAAGCTGCCGAACTTGCCCCACTTCAAGATGAGTGCGCTGCCGCACTTATCGCAGACCTCAGTGGTCGCATGCTCCATGCGCTTAATGTCTTCCATCTGCGTGCCGGCGACCTTCAACTCCTTCTCGAAGTGGTCGTAGAAGCTGTTCAGCAGATCAGTCCACTTCTCCTGACCCTCTTCCACCGCATCGAGCTCTCCTTCGAGCGTCGCCGTGTACTGTGTGTCAAAAATATACGGAAAGTTCTTCACCAGAAGGCCGGTGACGACCGTGCCAATTTCAGTCGGCACAAACTTCGCGCCGATCTTCTTGACGTAGTCGCGATCCTGAATCGTATTGATAATGGAAGCATAGGTCGAAGGCCGTCCGATGCCGCGTTCTTCCAGCACCTTCACCAGCGAGGCCTCGTTGTAGCGCGGTGGCGGCTCGGTAAACTTCTGCTCCGAATCGATCTTCTGCCTGGTCAACACCTGCCCATCGTTCAACACGGGCAGCTTGTTGTCGAGACCCTCGTCCTCGTCCTTCTTCTCCGCAATCTGTTCGTAGACCTTCAGGAAGCCGTCGAACTTCATCACCGATCCGGACACGCGGAAGTCGTAGGTCTTGTCTGCCTTCGCGGCGATATCGACGGTCGTCTGGTCGAACACTGCCGGGACCATCTGCGAAGCGACGAACCGCTGCCAGATTAGCTTGTAGAGCTTGTACTGCTCCTCGCTGAGGTTCTTGCGAATCGACTCCGGCGTAAACGCGACGTTCGTAGGCCGAATCGCTTCGTGCGCGTCCTGCGCATCCTTCTTGCTCTTGTACTCGTTCGGCTTTGCAGGCAGATAGTGCGCGCCGAGATTCTTCTGAACGTACTCGCGAGCCTCGACGATGGCATCGGGAGAGACACGGGTTGAATCGGTACGCATGTAGGTAATCAGGCCGACTGTGCCTTCCTTGCCGATCTCGACGCCCTCATACAAACGCTGCGCCACGCCCATCGTGCGGCGAACGTTGAACCCCAGTCTGCTCGAAGCGTCCTGCTGCAGTTTGCTGGTCGTAAACGGAGCCGTAGGGTTCCGCTTGCGCTCCTTGCGCTCGACTGAACGCACCGACCACTTGGCATGTTCAAGCTGGGCGACGACCTCCTCGATCCGCTGCTGGGTCGGCAGCGAGCTGGCGATGAAGAGTTCCTTCCCGTTCTCGTCGACTCCATTTGCGACACGCGCCGCGACACCATCAATCCCTACAAATCGTGCAACAAACTCCTGCCCGTCGGTGCTGGGTTTCAACGTCGCATTGATGGTCCAGTATTCCACTGGGTTGAAGCTATTAATCTCCAGCTCGCGCTCTACAATCAGGCGCAGTGCCACCGTCTGCACGCGGCCCGCGCTCAGTCCGCGGCGTACCTTGTCCCACAACAGCGGGGAGACCTGGTATCCCACCAGACGGTCGAGCACGCGCCGGGTCTGCTGCGCGTCCACCAGATTTTCATCGACGTCACGGGCATGGGCAAACGCGGCCTTCACCGCCTTCTGCGTAATTTCGTTGAAGGTCACACGGCGAATCTTCGACTTGTCCTTCATGACCGGCAGAAGCTGCATCGACAGGTGCGCGGCAATCGCCTCGCCTTCGCGGTCGGGGTCCGGCGCCAGGTAGACCATGTCCGACTTCGCTGCCAGCTTCTTCAACCGCTCCACAATCTTTTCTTTGCCTGGAGATACGATCAGCGTCGGCTCGAACGTCCGATTCTTTAGTTCCACACCGATGTCGTTCTTTGGCAGGTCCATGATGTGGCCAATCGAAGCCTCCACAATATAGTCGCTGCCGAGATATTTATTGATCGTCTTCGCCTTCGCCGGCGATTCGACAATCACAAGTGATTTAGCCATTCGTTCCCTTCATCCACCTAAAAGCACTACCTTAACAAAACGTTCCGTCGTGCAGGATTCCAATGCGAACCTAACACGAGTTGCCAGAAAGATGCGAACCCGGCAGTTTTGCAAAACTCAAACTTTGTCCAAAATCTCTACTGAAAGACCACCGATTTTGTATCTCAATAGACCACCTATCTTCTATTCATAGACCGTCCATCTTGTATCTCAATAGACTGTTCATCCTGTATTCCGTCTGCATCGTCTATGGGTAACATACGGCGGGTTTTCCACAAGGTTCCACTAGAACGAGCGCACATAGTTCTTACCCGGCAACTGCCTCACGCGGCCCGCGATCTCCAACTCAAACAACGCCGTAAAGATCTCAGCAGACCCCAACTTCGCTTCCAGTTGCTCAATCAGGTCATCCAGTTGCACCGATTCATCGTGCCTCAGCTGGTCCAGAACCATCTGCTCATGCTCCGGCAGCGGCTTGTTGCTAAATAGAGATGCAGACTCTGCGATCTTCGATTCATCGCCACCCACCGCGCTTAGCTCATCTTCCAACTGCCGCCGTATCTGCGAAGGCAGGTCCTCCCACACGTCCTCCCACGTTGCCGTGAGCTTAGCCCCCTGCTTAATCAATGTGTTAGGCCCCCAGGCATTCTTGTTGGTCACGTTGCCGGGAACGGCGTAGACATCGCGATTCTGCTCCATCGCCAGCCGGGCCGTGATGCGGGTCCCGCTGTACTCCGCCGCCTCGATGACCAGCACGCCCACGCTCATGCCGCTCAAAATCCGGTTCCGAATCGGGAAGTTCTGCGGAGCCGGAAACGTTCCCAGCGGGTATTCGCTTACGATCGTTCCGCCCGAGGCGACAATATTCTCTGCCAGCTTTTTGTTCTCTTTTGGATAGATCACGTCGATCCCGGTTCCCCACACAGCGACCGTCTTGCCACCTGCCTCGATCGCTCCCTTGTGCGCCGCCGTATCGACCCCGCGCGCCATGCCGCTGAAGATGACCAACCGCCGGTTCGCGAGGTCCCGCGACAGCATCTCCGACATGCCCGCACCGTAGGGCGAAGGATGGCGCGTTCCCACGACCGCGATTCCCGGCCGCGCCAGCAATTCTGCGTTACCGCGAATCCACAACACCGCTGGCGGGTCATAGATCTCCCGCAATCGCTGCGGATATGCCTCGTCGTCCTGCGTCAAAATGCTACCGCCCGCCTCGGCTACCCTCCGCATCTCGTCTTCCGCCGCAGCCCGCGCCTTGCCCTCGAAGAGGAACTGCGCCGACTGCGCGGGCATCCCCGTCGCTTCCAACTCTGTCAGCGACGCCTCAAACAATCGCTCTGCCGCACCCAGAGCCTTCACTGCCCTGCCAATCCGCGTCGGCCCCATCCCCGGCGTCAAAGTCAACGCCATCCATGCCAGCCGAGCTTGCTCCAACGACGCCACCTTCTCAATATTCTGCTGCGACAAATCCACTCCTCCGAGCCGGCAAATCTGAAACTTATCTTTATCGGTCAGCTTGCCGCAAGGCCCCTGCCAGCACAAACGATCCGCCGCACATCGCCAAAGCGATCATCCCGCTGGTCCACTCATTGCCATTGTGAACAGCCGCTACAACTCTCGGCGCATGGAGCACAACGACCCACAGCAGAAACATCAATCCAAGCAATGCCGCAGCCAGCCGCCCCTGTATCTTCGTCGCAAGACTCAAAGCAGAGGCGAGAAACGCCACTCCCACAAAATAAGACCAGAACAAATGCCCGGGAATCCACGCAGGGATCAGCATCGCGATGAACTTCGCATACAGGAAGTGCTGCACTCCAACGACGACCAACGCAGCCGCGAAGAGAAACCGGCCCACCAATACCAGGCTCTCCCACGACATGGAGTTCGACAACTCCAGTTCACCGGCCAGCACCAGCGCAGCCGCGCCCAGTGCCATCACCTCGGCTCCGCTCGTCCATGGGCCGGGGTCACGCAGATTTGCAAACAACCGCGGCATAAAAACAACCAGCACCCGCAATAGAAAAACCGCAGCCAATAAAACCGTCGCAGCCCGCGCCCACTTCTTCGCCACGATGCAAACACCGGCTGCAAAAAAACCCGCGCCGATCAGCCACGCCCAAAGCCCTGTCTCCGCAGTCCACGGAGGCCCCGGAGCAGGCCCCGTCCCCCGCGCATGAAAGAGATACAGAAGCCCAAAAAGCACCATCCCCACACCAAACACGATGCGGCCCAACCGGCTCAATCCATCCACAGTAGAACCCTCCAGACAGCAAACACAACCATTTCGCGACCGTCATGAATCCTACCCTACGATTGGCCCGATGGAGGGCTTAATTCCTCATCGCACTTCCTACACTCCATCATTCGGCCAATTCGCTCGGCCCTGCTCTCTTCGCGCAACACCCATTCGCGCACCATCCACGGCGGATCATGGCGCACATGCTGCCCATGCCCACACTCCAGCTTTGCTGCCCAGTGCCCCTCTTCATCCTGATAGAAGCCGACTATCGCACACTGCATCGAAAGCCTCCCATCAACATCTATTAAACTAGTAGCAGTTTGCCTAAATCATCCCATCCCGTCCGCGTAGCCGCCATCAACTTCCTCAACCCCGCACCTCTCATGTGGGACTTCGAGCACCCACCTCTGGCAGCAAAGCTCGCCGACCGCTACACCCTCCACTACACCCGGCCCGCGCTCTGCGCCGACGAGCTGCTCGCAGCCCGCGCCGACCTCGGCCTCATCCCCATCGCCGAACTGACGCCCGACCTCGCCATCGTGCCCGGCTGCACGATCGCCTCGCTCGACCGCGTGCGCTCCATCCAGCTCATCGTCAAAAATACCCACACCCTTGAGACCGTCCGCACCATCGCCGCTGATACCGCGTCGCGCAGTTCTCTCGCCTACGCCAAAATTCTCTTCCGCAAGTTCCTCGGTACGCAGCCCGGCTTCCTCCAGCAACCTGCCGATCCCATTGCCATGCTTCAGCAAGCCGATGCGGCATTGCTGATCGGCGACCCGGCGCTGCTGGCGCTTGAATCCCGCGAGCAGATCGAGCAGGCCATCGGCCCCTGCCATTGGATCGACCTTGCCCATGAGTGGACTACCCGCACCGGCCTGCCCTGGGTCGCCGCCGTCTGGGCGGTCCGGCCCGAGGCCCTCAGCCTCGGCCACATCACGAATGCCGAGATCACCAACGACCTCACCGCTTCACGCGATCACGGCCTCGCCCATACCGAAGACCTCGTGCGTCAGTGGACGCCTCGCATCGCTGTCCCGGCCGAGACCATTCGCCACTATCTGACCGAGAACATCCACTACAACCTCACCCCCGACTGCATCGAGGCTATGAAACTATTCCGCCGGTACGCCGCCGAGATCGACGCCCTCCCACCGCTCCCTGAACTCCGCTTTCTATAGCATCATCAACACTTCGCAACATATTTGCGATTCGCGCGGAGACTTGCGAACTTCTGTTAGCGTCATACTGACCATGAAGTTCCCTGCTGGCACCGGAGTTACCAACGCAGCCGCAATTCATCCGGCAAAGCATCTTCTCGCCTTCCTTCTGGCCACCGCACCTCATCACCACTCCAGCAAGTTCTTCTATTTTCTTGCCGGCTTCGGCATCTTCGGCATCTTTCTGGTCTCCATCGTCGATTCGTCGTTCGTTCCGCTTCCCGTCCCCGGCGTCACCGACATCATGCTGGTGGTCTTTGCCGCTCAGAAGGCCAACTGGATACTGCTCATCCTATTGGCCACCGCAGGCTCTGCGCTCGGCGGATATCTCAGCTACCAGGTCGGCCACGCCGGAGGAATGCAGTTTCTCGAAAAACACGTCCCCGCGCGGATCTTCAAAAATATCAGCGGCTGGATGGAAAAACATGCCTTCCTCGCCATCGCCCTTCCCGCCGTTCTGCCGCCACCCATGCCGCTCTCGCCCTTTGTGCTCGCTGCGGGGGCGCTCAAAATGTCGAAGAAGAAGTTCCTCACCATCTTCACCGTGAGCCGCGCAGCGCGCCACGCATTCGCCGTGTGGCTTGGCATCTACTATGGCAGGCACGTCCTCCACCTCTGGAGCCGCTTCTCCGCCAAATGGGCCACGACCATCCTCATCGTCGTCTGGGCAGCCATCCTCATCGGTTGCGGCGTCGCCTTCTGGAAGCTCTACAAAACATCCAAAACCTTCGGCGCACAGCCAACCAAGCTGATCGATCATCCCAACACGACAAGATAACGGACCTCTGATGAATCCCAATTTTGAAAGGGCATGGCTTTAGTCCCTGAGGGAATGTAGGACTTTGATCAGGCTTTCCTTAACTCAGTCATGCCCGGCTCATATCTCCCAGCGCAACAGTGTCGTCCCCACCGTGTATCCGCCGCCAAACGAAGCCAGCAGAACCGTATCTCCCTTTTTCAATCGACCCTGCTCGAGCGCCGTACACATTGCCAGCGGAATGGTCCCCGCCGTCGTGTTGCCGTATTCACCAATATTGATGATCACCCGCTCCTCCGGCATTCCCAGCCGCTCCGCTGTCGCCAGAATGATCCGCTTGTTCGCCTGGTGAGGAATAAAGCAATCAACGTCATCGGCGGACAGCCCGTTCCGTTGCAGCAATGTCTCGCTCAACTCCGCCATCTTGCGTACCGCAACTTTGAATACCGCTCCGCCGGCCTGATGAACGTAGTGCATCTTCTGCGCAACCGTCTCCGCCGTCGAAGGATTCAGGCTGCCGCCGCCCGGCATGTAGAGCGACGACGCACCCGAGCCGTCGATCTCATGCACAAAATCCACCAGGCCGATCTCACCCTCCTCTGCCGGCTCCAGTAAGACCGCTCCCGCGCCATCGCCAAACAGGATGCAGGTCGACCGGTCGGTGTAGTCCAGAATGGAGCTCATCACATCCGCTCCAATCACCATGACCTTCTTATGAACGCCGCTCTCAATCAGCTTCGCCGCCACCTGTAACGCATACGGAAAGCCCGAACAGGCCGCCGAAAGATCGAACCCCCATGCTCCCTTCGCGCCCAGCTTGTCCTGCACCAGGCAAGCCGTCGCCGGAAAGAACATGTCCGGGGTCACGGTCGCAACAATAATCGCCTCAACTTCGCTCGCCTCAATCCCCCGGGCTGCCAGACACCGCTTCGCTGCCTCCACCGCAAGATCGCTGGTGGCCACACCTTTTTCGACGATGTGCCGTTCGTGGATTCCCGTGCGCTCCACAATCCACTGGTCGTTGGTCTCCACCATCTTTTCGAGATCGGCATTGGTCAACAACCGCGGCGGAACATAAGCTCCCACCGAACTGATCTTCGCTCTTACCTGTACCCGCGGTTTCAACGTCAAACTCAAATCCATCACCTCGTCAGCAACCAGAATACAAAACTATTCGCCATCAACACTATCCGCTGTAAGACGTACCATACTCGGCCACAGACGCAGGTCTCCGCGTTCCATCGTCCATGCTTTCAGATTTTCAGAGGAGAAAGAAGGGGGAGAAAGTGTACCGGGCGACCCACTGCGCCCATACTAGCCCGTTACCGTTGCTTCCTTCCGGACCTGGCGGGGTTGGCGGGATTACGTCGCGTAGGACCCGGCACAACTCCATCCTAACATCGCCGGGCCGTATGCCAAAACTCGATGACAATCGCCTACGCCGCGCAGGAGATTGCCAGCAAGCTGCTCCACCACATACGCTTATGCATCATGCGATTTGTCCTACCCCTTTTGCTCGCCCTCTCGCTCAGTGCCAATGCGCAGGACGTCCACGTCCGCGTCTCCCCGAACGTCAAGACCGGCATCGAGGGCACCACCGAGTTCCCCACCATCCAAATGGCGATGGACCACCACCCCTTCGCCGGTCCTGGAGGCAGGGTCTATATCGAGATCGCTCCCGGCACCTATCACGAGCGCGTCATCGTCACCCAGAACCACGCCAACATCACCTTCCTCGGCATGGGCAAGTCGCCTGAAGACGTCGTTATCACTAACTCGCTCAACGCCAAGCAAGCCGGGGGCACCTTCTTCACCGAGACCGTTGAGATCAACGGCGTTGGATTTGAAGCGGACAACATCACCTTCGAGAACACCGCAGGTAACACCGGGCAGGCGGTAGCCGTAGCCGACCGCAGCGACCGCTCCATCTTTAAACACTGCCGCTTCCTCGGCCATCAGGACACGCTCTTCGCCGATTACGGCCGCCAATATTACGTCGACTCGTACATCGAAGGCGGTGTCGACTTCATCTTCGGCAACGCCACCGCCGTCTTCAACCACGATGAGTTGCACTCTAACGGCCCCGGCTTTCTCACCGCTCAATCCCGCACCGCAGCCGACCAAACCACCGGCTACGTCATCCTCAATAGCAAGGTCACCAGCGGAATCGATCCCTCGACGAAAGGTATTGGCCTTGGCCGTCCCTGGCGTCCCTTCTCCCGCGTCATCTATATCAACACCGAACTGCCCAGCGACGTTTCACCCGCAGGCTGGAACAACTGGGGCAAGACCTCTAATGAGCAGACCACCTTCTACGCCGAATCCAACAGCGCAGGCCCCGGAGCCAACCCCTCCGCCCGCGTTCCCTGGTCGCATCAACTCACAGCAGCAAAGTCAAAGCGATTCCTGCCCGCAAAGTTCCTGAGCGGCAAAGACCACTGGAACCCCGAAGCTGAAGCAAAAAAACTTCCGTGACCTCCAAGCTTTCAATCTGGCAAAAACTCTATAATTGAGATGTTCATGCGCCGCCTCCTCAGCTTCGTCGCGGTATTACTTCTGGTGGCCTCAGCGGCACCGGTGATGGCCTGCGTCACCAACCTCGCGATGAGCCAGACAGAAAGCGCCTGCTGCCGCTCCATGCACGGCCAATGCGGTGAGATGGCAAAGATGGGCTGCTGCCAGACGGTCGTTCACAACGACTCGCCTCAGGCCGCCACCGAGACGGCATCGCTCGCAGTCCATTGGACCGTCTTCACGCAAGGAGACAGCCTCACAATGCCTGTAGTGCTGGACAATCCAGTCCAGCAGACATCTATGGCAGAACACTCCCCACCCGGCCTGCTCATCGCTCGAACCACCGTTCTACGAATCTGATCTCCGCTTCCGGTCTTTGACAGCAGACACACTCTGACGTGTGCCTGAACTTCTCTGTTAACTTCTCCCGCAATCAAAGAGACCAAAAAGGAAGCGTTCCATGAAGATCATTCTGGCTTTGGCCTGCGCTCTGACGCTGGCAAGTCCCGCGCTGGCCGCTGGGCATGGGCCTGTATTCGGCTATGCCACCCCCGTAAATTCGCAAGGCGAGTTCAGCTTCGACAGCGGCCTCATCGGCCGCCACGGCTCGCTCGGAAACGCGCTGACCGAGAGTTCACAAATCGGCTACGGCATCACTCCACACATCACCTTCACCGCGGTTCTGCCTGCCACCTTCGGCAGTGCCGCTCTCCCCGAAACCCGTCTGGCCGGAGGAGGCGAGTGGTCAAGCTCCGTCGCATGGAGGTTCCAGCACTCCGTTACCTCGGTCGGGCGACGAATTGAATCCACCGCCTCCCTTGGGCTCGTCGTTCCCGGCCCGCAGCAGGATAGCGGCGTCCTCGCCAACCTCCATCGCGCACCGGGAGTAGCCGCAACCCTTGCGTCGGGGCTGGCCTCGCGCAGCCAATACCTCTGGTTTGGCGGTGGCTACACGCGCTTCGCCGAAGCCCACACCGACCGCCGTCCCGACACCATCTCCTGGAGCACGGTCTATGGCTATCGTCCGCCCCGGTTGCGTCGCGACGTCAATCACTGGGACTACCGCGGCTTTGCCGAGCTGACCGGCGAGCACACTGGCGCAGTACGCAGCCAGGGAAACCCGCTGGCTCACAGCGAAACGACCAGCCTGTGGCTCGGTCCTTCGATCCTCGCCATCCTCAAAGACGTTGCGATCGAAGGCGGCATTCAGGCTCCTCTCTATCGGGACGCCTCCGCCTCGCTCTATGGCCACGAGAGCATTCGCTTCGCCATCAACTTCAGCTATCTCAAATACTCTTCGCACGCATACTGAAAGGACTTCAACATGAAGAAGATCTTCGCACTCGCATTGATTACGGTTTTCAGCTCCGCCGCACACGCCGAATACAGGCAGGTCAACATGACCGTCTTCGGCATGGACTGCGCCCCCTGCGCCCACGCCATCCACGTATCCATGAAGGGAATCAAGGGCGTGGACACGGTGAATGTAGACCTCAACACCGGCCTGGTAACAATCTCCCTCACTCCCGGAAATACTGCCGGGATGCACCAATTCGAAGAAGCCGTCGAAAAGAACGGCTTCACTCATAAAGACGCGACTGTAGTCGTGCGCGGCAAACTTACCGGCGCAGCAGGCGCGCCCATCCTCGAAGTAGAAGGCACCAGCGACCACTACGCGCTCACGCCTTCTGCGCAACAGGCAGACATCGCCTCGTTGATAGGCAAGCTGGTAGAAGTCAACGGACTACTGCCTCAGGCCGCAAAGGGCAAGCTACCCGACACGCTG from Granulicella sp. L56 includes these protein-coding regions:
- the topA gene encoding type I DNA topoisomerase; this encodes MAKSLVIVESPAKAKTINKYLGSDYIVEASIGHIMDLPKNDIGVELKNRTFEPTLIVSPGKEKIVERLKKLAAKSDMVYLAPDPDREGEAIAAHLSMQLLPVMKDKSKIRRVTFNEITQKAVKAAFAHARDVDENLVDAQQTRRVLDRLVGYQVSPLLWDKVRRGLSAGRVQTVALRLIVERELEINSFNPVEYWTINATLKPSTDGQEFVARFVGIDGVAARVANGVDENGKELFIASSLPTQQRIEEVVAQLEHAKWSVRSVERKERKRNPTAPFTTSKLQQDASSRLGFNVRRTMGVAQRLYEGVEIGKEGTVGLITYMRTDSTRVSPDAIVEAREYVQKNLGAHYLPAKPNEYKSKKDAQDAHEAIRPTNVAFTPESIRKNLSEEQYKLYKLIWQRFVASQMVPAVFDQTTVDIAAKADKTYDFRVSGSVMKFDGFLKVYEQIAEKKDEDEGLDNKLPVLNDGQVLTRQKIDSEQKFTEPPPRYNEASLVKVLEERGIGRPSTYASIINTIQDRDYVKKIGAKFVPTEIGTVVTGLLVKNFPYIFDTQYTATLEGELDAVEEGQEKWTDLLNSFYDHFEKELKVAGTQMEDIKRMEHATTEVCDKCGSALILKWGKFGSFYSCSNFTKVKPMIVAMGPWKKDANAVTKKVTAAFEFPVIVKATTDDVIEYSKEVDDTKELATAINAAAEQGKKIIVEPVSCDFTKENFAAKPDLSAPGADDVPEEEFCDNCGRVMVLRNGPWGPFMACPGYNEDPPCKTIRKLTQKVQQKPPVQLEEMCPKCGKPLLLRNGQYGEFISCSGYPKCKYIKQDLLDVPCPKCGGDIAVRKTKRGDTFYGCVKYPKCDFASNLKLVNQACPKGDSSYLLEVTNDKGTYLVCPNNREALPKRRKKKGAAEEEPTTPECSYEKKIAGPAPAPVAERPDPEKTRPMVESVA
- the dprA gene encoding DNA-processing protein DprA, with the protein product MALTLTPGMGPTRIGRAVKALGAAERLFEASLTELEATGMPAQSAQFLFEGKARAAAEDEMRRVAEAGGSILTQDDEAYPQRLREIYDPPAVLWIRGNAELLARPGIAVVGTRHPSPYGAGMSEMLSRDLANRRLVIFSGMARGVDTAAHKGAIEAGGKTVAVWGTGIDVIYPKENKKLAENIVASGGTIVSEYPLGTFPAPQNFPIRNRILSGMSVGVLVIEAAEYSGTRITARLAMEQNRDVYAVPGNVTNKNAWGPNTLIKQGAKLTATWEDVWEDLPSQIRRQLEDELSAVGGDESKIAESASLFSNKPLPEHEQMVLDQLRHDESVQLDDLIEQLEAKLGSAEIFTALFELEIAGRVRQLPGKNYVRSF
- a CDS encoding DUF3565 domain-containing protein codes for the protein MQCAIVGFYQDEEGHWAAKLECGHGQHVRHDPPWMVREWVLREESRAERIGRMMECRKCDEELSPPSGQS
- a CDS encoding menaquinone biosynthetic enzyme MqnA/MqnD family protein, translated to MPKSSHPVRVAAINFLNPAPLMWDFEHPPLAAKLADRYTLHYTRPALCADELLAARADLGLIPIAELTPDLAIVPGCTIASLDRVRSIQLIVKNTHTLETVRTIAADTASRSSLAYAKILFRKFLGTQPGFLQQPADPIAMLQQADAALLIGDPALLALESREQIEQAIGPCHWIDLAHEWTTRTGLPWVAAVWAVRPEALSLGHITNAEITNDLTASRDHGLAHTEDLVRQWTPRIAVPAETIRHYLTENIHYNLTPDCIEAMKLFRRYAAEIDALPPLPELRFL
- a CDS encoding YqaA family protein — its product is MRTSVSVILTMKFPAGTGVTNAAAIHPAKHLLAFLLATAPHHHSSKFFYFLAGFGIFGIFLVSIVDSSFVPLPVPGVTDIMLVVFAAQKANWILLILLATAGSALGGYLSYQVGHAGGMQFLEKHVPARIFKNISGWMEKHAFLAIALPAVLPPPMPLSPFVLAAGALKMSKKKFLTIFTVSRAARHAFAVWLGIYYGRHVLHLWSRFSAKWATTILIVVWAAILIGCGVAFWKLYKTSKTFGAQPTKLIDHPNTTR
- a CDS encoding beta-ketoacyl-ACP synthase III; the encoded protein is MSLTLKPRVQVRAKISSVGAYVPPRLLTNADLEKMVETNDQWIVERTGIHERHIVEKGVATSDLAVEAAKRCLAARGIEASEVEAIIVATVTPDMFFPATACLVQDKLGAKGAWGFDLSAACSGFPYALQVAAKLIESGVHKKVMVIGADVMSSILDYTDRSTCILFGDGAGAVLLEPAEEGEIGLVDFVHEIDGSGASSLYMPGGGSLNPSTAETVAQKMHYVHQAGGAVFKVAVRKMAELSETLLQRNGLSADDVDCFIPHQANKRIILATAERLGMPEERVIINIGEYGNTTAGTIPLAMCTALEQGRLKKGDTVLLASFGGGYTVGTTLLRWEI
- a CDS encoding pectinesterase family protein, which codes for MTIAYAAQEIASKLLHHIRLCIMRFVLPLLLALSLSANAQDVHVRVSPNVKTGIEGTTEFPTIQMAMDHHPFAGPGGRVYIEIAPGTYHERVIVTQNHANITFLGMGKSPEDVVITNSLNAKQAGGTFFTETVEINGVGFEADNITFENTAGNTGQAVAVADRSDRSIFKHCRFLGHQDTLFADYGRQYYVDSYIEGGVDFIFGNATAVFNHDELHSNGPGFLTAQSRTAADQTTGYVILNSKVTSGIDPSTKGIGLGRPWRPFSRVIYINTELPSDVSPAGWNNWGKTSNEQTTFYAESNSAGPGANPSARVPWSHQLTAAKSKRFLPAKFLSGKDHWNPEAEAKKLP
- a CDS encoding heavy-metal-associated domain-containing protein — translated: MKKIFALALITVFSSAAHAEYRQVNMTVFGMDCAPCAHAIHVSMKGIKGVDTVNVDLNTGLVTISLTPGNTAGMHQFEEAVEKNGFTHKDATVVVRGKLTGAAGAPILEVEGTSDHYALTPSAQQADIASLIGKLVEVNGLLPQAAKGKLPDTLHYKTITEAQ